The sequence below is a genomic window from Candidatus Cloacimonadota bacterium.
TTGAAAAGTCGATTTCGGCAGAAATACCTGGCGGCAGTATACGCTTCAAATTACCGGAAATCCCGCCCCCAGTGATATGCGCCATTGCCTTAAATCCTGCATCTGTTAAATACGAAGAGACAGTGGACAGGTAGCTAAGGTGTATTTTTAGCAAGCACTCCGCTAAGGTACTACTCAATTCTTCTATGTAAGAATCTATTTTAAGATTCATGCGTTCAAATAAAACCTTCCTTGCCAAAGAGTACCCGTTTGTGTGTAAGCCGCTTGAAGGAAGGCCAATTAACACATCTCCAGCTTTTATATTCTGACGAGGAAGCAGATTATCCGCCTCAACCATTCCCACGATGGTTCCTGCCAGATCAAAATCTTTTGCCTTATATAGCCCTGGCATTTCTGCCATTTCCCCACCAATAAGAGCACAGCTGTTTTCTTTGCATGCGTCAACAAATCCATCTATTATCTGAGCAATATTCGTTACATCCAACTTACCCACGCCGATATAATCCAAAAAGAAAAGCGGTTTAGCTCCTTGCACTAAAATGTCATTTACGCAGTGATTTACTAAATCTTGACCAACTGTGTTTAAAACCTCTGCTTGGATGGCAATTAAAAGCTTTGTACCCACGCCATCTGTACTGGAAACAAGAATCGGTTTTTGC
It includes:
- the purM gene encoding phosphoribosylformylglycinamidine cyclo-ligase; this translates as MPDDSVKPMDYKQAGVDIEAGERAVREIKNKVRSTFNGNVLSELGSFGGLYRIDDAWQKPILVSSTDGVGTKLLIAIQAEVLNTVGQDLVNHCVNDILVQGAKPLFFLDYIGVGKLDVTNIAQIIDGFVDACKENSCALIGGEMAEMPGLYKAKDFDLAGTIVGMVEADNLLPRQNIKAGDVLIGLPSSGLHTNGYSLARKVLFERMNLKIDSYIEELSSTLAECLLKIHLSYLSTVSSYLTDAGFKAMAHITGGGISGNLKRILPPGISAEIDFSKHIIPPIFHIIRKGGKISEQVMRQTFNLGIGMICVMSQDLATKFMIEQRALYLGELVGGLALPEVRFK